The Candidatus Beckwithbacteria bacterium sequence AGGCCTCTGCCCTAACCCACTCTCTTTTACCAGTAAGGAGCAGGTAAAAAATTACAAACGTAATTTGGTAAGACTTAAATGGTTTTTACATGGCCGCATTAACTATGTTTTAAAACTCCTCAACAAAGACATGCAAAAGTATTCTCAAAATCTACAATATGAGCAAGCTGGTCAAATTAAAAATCAGATTGACGCTATTACACAACTACTTAGGGATAATCATCAAATCAGCCAATATCTGACTAATGATAACTTGGCAACTGATCTTAAAAAGTCTCAGTTACGCGCACTTATCCAACTTTTGCAGTTACCCAAGCTAGTTCGCATCGAAGGTTATGATATTGCCAATTTACAAGGTAGTCATGCCACTGCCTCAATGGTGGTTTTTACAAAAGGGTTACCAAACACCAGCCAGTATCGTAAATTTAAGATTCGAAATATTCCTGGAGCCAACGATCCCAAAATGATTTATCAGACTTTAAAACGCCGCTTAGGTCACAAAGAATGGCCATTGCCTGATTTGATTTTAGTTGACGGTGGTAAAAGCCAAGTTCAGGCCGGACTTAAAGCGTTACAAGAATCCGGACAAGCAATTCCCTTACTGGGGTTGGCTAAAAAATGGGAGCAGCTGGTTATAAAAAACCAAACAGGCTATAAAATTATTACTCTACCACTTGATAATCCAGCTTTGACTTTATTGCGAGCTATTAGAGATGAAGCGCATCGTTTTACCACTACCTATCATAAAAAGCTAAGAAAAAAGTCTATTTTAAAGGAGTGAAGAGAGAGACAATTGGTGTCCCACTACTCTCTATTTTAGCTGCCACAATTAAAACTGGCGTTTGCTTATCACCATCTAAGGCTACTTGAACAGCATTTTTACTTACAGCAGAAAAGGCAAGCCGTGGACTATGTGACAATTGAAGAAAGAAACATAAATCCCCTTCGTGATCACCTATTTGTGCAACTTTATTACCTGTAGCAGTAATATCACATTGTACATCTACACCCTCGCTAGGAGTTAGTGTAATAATAGCTAATCTTTTTCCGATAAAGTCTGCAAATTGTGATTGTTGAGACAAATTTTGTAAAAACTCTCTCCTCTCCCCACCTATAACAGGGATTTCTTGCATAGTATGCTGCTTATTGAACATTGTTTCTGCAAGATTAATGAGGGCATAACGTTCATCGAAACTTACATCTTTAATATAATCAAAATTAATTCTTAGTTTTGGGATTCCCTTACCTTTAAAAAACTCTGCGATTGACGGCATATATTTTTTGAATTTATAAAATTATCCTATATTACCATTGCTTATTTTTTTTGCAAGTATTTTCTTACTAGCTATTTTTAAATTTTGAAGTCTGATTCTTATACTTTATACTAAATACAACCAATTTTTCCTAGCTCCTAGCTCCTAGCTACTAGCTACTAATGCATGCTCGATTTTTTCAGAAAAACCGCCAAACGTTGGTTTCGCAATATTTTGACCCTGATGGTTCTAGCGTATATATTTCCAGGCTTTGTGATGCCCTTTGAACCCAAAACTATTTTACTAGCTGCCAGTGTCCTACTTATCATTCAGATG is a genomic window containing:
- a CDS encoding GIY-YIG nuclease family protein encodes the protein MVIKQILANKIKKAPKKPGVYIFRDSQKQVLYVGKAIILKNRLKYYTLPKSKLFPKTALFLTKAASVNWIVVRSEIEAILLEMNLIRTLKPKYNARNRDDKRPLYILFTNDELPRVLTARIELPNTGEYIGPFPSAYKLKEIMRTMRRIFPYCSCKTTRKKACLYVDLGLCPNPLSFTSKEQVKNYKRNLVRLKWFLHGRINYVLKLLNKDMQKYSQNLQYEQAGQIKNQIDAITQLLRDNHQISQYLTNDNLATDLKKSQLRALIQLLQLPKLVRIEGYDIANLQGSHATASMVVFTKGLPNTSQYRKFKIRNIPGANDPKMIYQTLKRRLGHKEWPLPDLILVDGGKSQVQAGLKALQESGQAIPLLGLAKKWEQLVIKNQTGYKIITLPLDNPALTLLRAIRDEAHRFTTTYHKKLRKKSILKE